CGTGAACGGGTTTCTTTGGGTATGAAGCAGCTTACTGAAGATCCCTGGGCCTCGGCCATCGACAAATATCCGGTGGGCTCCCGCATCAGCGGAAAGGTGGTCAGCCTGACCGATTACGGCGCCTTCGTCGAACTGGAAGAGGGCATCGAAGGTTTGATCCACGTCTCCGAAATGTCCTGGACCCGCAAGATCCGCCATCCCTCCAAGGTGGTATCGGTGGGAGAAATCGTGGATGCCATCGTGCTGGACATCAAGCCGGAGAACCGGAGAATTTCTCTGGGCATGAAGCAGGCCGCTCCCAACCCCTGGGATGTAATCAGCGACAAATACCCGGTAGGCACCACCATTGAAGGCAAAATCAAGAACATCACCGATTTCGGCCTTTTCATCGGCATCGACGAGGGTATTGACGGCCTGGTTCATATTTCCGACATCTCCTGGACCAAACGGATCAAACATCCCTCGGAAGTTTACAAGAAGGGCGACGTCATTCAGGCCATCGTTCTTGAAATCGACAAGGATCAGGAGCGCTTTTCTTTAGGTGTCAAGCAGCTTCAGTCCGATCCGTGGGATACCGTTGCCGAACGCTACGAAGTGGGCAAGGAAATCACCGGCACGGTAACCAACGTGACCGATTTCGGCGTGTTCGTCGAACTGGAAGAGGGCATTGAAGGGCTGGTGCACGTTTCCGAGATCAGCAAAGAGAAAATCAAGACGCCGGTCGGCCAGTTCGAGGTCGGCCAGATGCTGACCGCCAAAGTGATGAACATCAACAGTGAAGAACGGCGGATCGGACTTTCCATCAAGCGTCTCGACATGGAAGACGATCAGGAACTGCTGACCGAGTACGTCAACAACATGGGGCCGGCAACCTCCAGTTTCGGCGAAATTCTTCGCGAGAATCTGCAGGAAAAGCTGAATAACGACGAACAATAAACCCCCGTTTCGACCATCAATGCCGGCGGTTTGCCTGAAACAGGGCCCGCCGGCATTTTTCGTCAGTCGCCATGGTTCGGATTCAAGGAGCTTGCCATGTTCACTCGACGCCACCCTTACCTTTTTTTTCTGCTGGTTTCCTTTGCCATTTTTACGGTCATGATTCTGGGCGTCTTGGGAACCGCCGCCTGGATCGGCCAGGGTGCTGGCGATTTTGACGGAGAAGGGGTCGGCGTCGTCGAAATCGAGGGCGCCATTGCCGACGCCAGGGACACCATCGAACAGATTCGCGAATTTCGTGAAGACGATGACATCAAGGCCATCGTGGTCCGCATCGATTCTCCGGGCGGTGCCGTCGGTCCTTCCCAGGAGATCTACCGGGAGATCCGCAAGACCGTGATCACCAAAAAGGTGATCGCCTCCATGGGCGCCGTGGCGGCATCCGGCGGATATTACGTGGCGTGTGCAACGGACGGCATTGTGGCCAATCCGGGCACCATCACCGGCAGCATCGGGGTGATCATGGGGTACACCAATTTCCGCCAGCTGCTGGACAAGATCGGCATGGTTCCGGTTGTGATCAAAAGCGGTCCGTACAAGGATACCGGTTCGCCCACGCGGGAGATGCGTGATGATGAACGCGAGATCCTCCAGGCCATCACCGACGGCATTCACCAGCAGTTCGTCACCGCCATTGCCGAGGGCCGAAACATGGAGCGGGGGAAGGTCGAAGCCGCCGCCGACGGGCGCATTTTCACCGGGGAGGACGCCAAAGCAAAAGGCCTGGTCGACCGCCTGGGCAATTTTCAGGATGCGCTGGCCTGGGCCGGTGAACTGGGCGGCGTCGAGGGGCCGGTGGTTCCGGTGTACGCCCGGGACAAGGAACTTTCCGTTTTGCGCTATCTTTTGTCGTCCTCGGTGACCGAATGGTTCTCCAAAATGATACACCCGGGTCTCTTTGCAGAATACCGTTACTCTCCAAATGGGAGCTGAAAGGCCATGGGAATGCGTAAGATCGCCGTGGCAATGGCAAAAGGCGGCGTAGGGAAAACGACGACGGCCGTCAATCTGGCCCATGGGCTGGCCCTGGCCGGTAAACGGGTGCTGCTGGTGGACTGCGACACCCAGGCTCAGACAACCGCTTTTCTCGGCGTCTCTCCGCCCCATGGGCTTTATGAGTTTATCACCGGACGCGACGGCAACGGCAAGACGGTGCTGAAGAAAGAGGCCATTTTTCCGGCCCGCCAGAATCTGTGGGTGCTGGCCGGCGGCATTCAGTTAGTGGAGTTGAAGCACTGGCTGGGCGAGCAGCCCCGGGATCAGCGGCACGCTGTCCTGCGCCACAGCTTGACACCCAAGAACAACGGGCTGGACTACCTGATCTTCGACTGTGCGCCCGGGTGGGACGTGCTCAGCGTGAATATTCTCATGGCGGTCAACGAAGTGCTCTGCCCCGTGGCGCTGCAAGGCCCGGCGGTGGAGGGGTTGAAAACTTTTTTCGGCTACCTGCTTTCGGTGCAGCAGTTGAACCAGTCGCTGCGCCTTAAATACATCCTGCCGACCCTGTTCGACCGCCGTACCCGGCAGAGCCATACCATCTACAACCAGCTTCGCCGGCTATTTCGCAAACAGATCTGCAGCCCCATTTACCACAATGTTCGCCTGTGCGAAGCGCCGGGCAGCGGACAGAGCATTTTCGAATACGACAACAATGCGACGGGGGCCAACGATTACCGTAAATTGGCAGAAAGATTGATCGATGACGCCATCAGACGACAAGACCATCCCGGACTTTTTTGACGAACGCCGCATGGATCCGGTTTCCGTGGCAACCGGGCGTCCCGCTCCCAAGCCGGATATTCCCAAGAAAAAGGTCGGTTTTTATTTTTCGGAGGCCCTGCTGGATCGCTTCAACCGGAAATTCCACCAGTTGAAGCTCGACGGCGTGCCCGTGGAAAACAAATCGATGCTGGCCGAAATGGCGCTTTCCTTCGCCCTGGACGACATGGATCGCGGAAAGGCCAGCTACCTGCTCGAAAAGTTGAAAAAAAGCTGAATCGAAACGTCCCGAACCTTCGTTTACAGCAGGCTCACATCTCCCAATCCTTCCCGGATGATCTCCGGGACATCGTCTTCAAGGGAAACCACACTGGAGGGCTTTCCTGCCACCGGTCCGCCGTCGATGACGGCATCCAGCCGCGCTCCGAAATGGTCGTGGATCAGGGATGCATCGTGAAAGACTTGGCCGTCAGGCAGGGTTGCACTGGTGGAAATGATCGGGTTGCCCAGGCCTTCGACCAGCGCATGGCAGATGTTGTTGGCCGGAACCCGGATGCCGGCGGTCTTGCGCTTGGTGAGCATGATTTTGGGAACCAGCTTGGTTCCCGTGAGGATAAAGGTATACGGCCCCGGCAGCAGCCGTCGCATGGTTTTGTAAGCGTAGTTGGAAACCCTGGCGTAGAGGCTGATATTTTTCAAATCGGCGCAGATGAAGCTGAAGGGCTGGTTCTTGTTGCGCTGTTTGAGCTGGTAGATCTTTTCGATGGCCCGTTTGTTCATGATGTCGCAGCCGATGCCGTAATAGGTAT
This window of the uncultured Desulfosarcina sp. genome carries:
- a CDS encoding ParA family protein, with protein sequence MGMRKIAVAMAKGGVGKTTTAVNLAHGLALAGKRVLLVDCDTQAQTTAFLGVSPPHGLYEFITGRDGNGKTVLKKEAIFPARQNLWVLAGGIQLVELKHWLGEQPRDQRHAVLRHSLTPKNNGLDYLIFDCAPGWDVLSVNILMAVNEVLCPVALQGPAVEGLKTFFGYLLSVQQLNQSLRLKYILPTLFDRRTRQSHTIYNQLRRLFRKQICSPIYHNVRLCEAPGSGQSIFEYDNNATGANDYRKLAERLIDDAIRRQDHPGLF
- a CDS encoding L-threonylcarbamoyladenylate synthase, producing the protein MLFSINPENPQQRLIERVVDILKAGGLIAYPTDTYYGIGCDIMNKRAIEKIYQLKQRNKNQPFSFICADLKNISLYARVSNYAYKTMRRLLPGPYTFILTGTKLVPKIMLTKRKTAGIRVPANNICHALVEGLGNPIISTSATLPDGQVFHDASLIHDHFGARLDAVIDGGPVAGKPSSVVSLEDDVPEIIREGLGDVSLL
- a CDS encoding 30S ribosomal protein S1, encoding MDNFVDNESTEEEVEKDSVTGESMAELMDLYEESFKRFAEGEVVNGKIISVDKDHVLVDIGYKSEGQIRIREFEVDGEVTAKVGDTVEVMVEWWDDENEVVVLSKEKAEKVKVWDDIKKRHEADETIAGTITNRVKGGFSVDIGVQAFLPGSQADLRPIRNLDEMVGKEFDFKILKYNRKRSNIVLSRRALLEEEREKKRTETLASIHEGKVVPGIVKNLTEYGVFVDLGGVDGLLHITDISWGRVKHPSELFSVGDEINVKILSLDLERERVSLGMKQLTEDPWASAIDKYPVGSRISGKVVSLTDYGAFVELEEGIEGLIHVSEMSWTRKIRHPSKVVSVGEIVDAIVLDIKPENRRISLGMKQAAPNPWDVISDKYPVGTTIEGKIKNITDFGLFIGIDEGIDGLVHISDISWTKRIKHPSEVYKKGDVIQAIVLEIDKDQERFSLGVKQLQSDPWDTVAERYEVGKEITGTVTNVTDFGVFVELEEGIEGLVHVSEISKEKIKTPVGQFEVGQMLTAKVMNINSEERRIGLSIKRLDMEDDQELLTEYVNNMGPATSSFGEILRENLQEKLNNDEQ
- the sppA gene encoding signal peptide peptidase SppA gives rise to the protein MFTRRHPYLFFLLVSFAIFTVMILGVLGTAAWIGQGAGDFDGEGVGVVEIEGAIADARDTIEQIREFREDDDIKAIVVRIDSPGGAVGPSQEIYREIRKTVITKKVIASMGAVAASGGYYVACATDGIVANPGTITGSIGVIMGYTNFRQLLDKIGMVPVVIKSGPYKDTGSPTREMRDDEREILQAITDGIHQQFVTAIAEGRNMERGKVEAAADGRIFTGEDAKAKGLVDRLGNFQDALAWAGELGGVEGPVVPVYARDKELSVLRYLLSSSVTEWFSKMIHPGLFAEYRYSPNGS